From the Candidatus Methylacidiphilales bacterium genome, one window contains:
- a CDS encoding DUF4340 domain-containing protein, whose product MKSWSTFILALVSLVLLAYLYWGGLESPGTKEIQSRQSLVFQIKADEVDRLELAAGESTVVVKRLASGMWEIEKPISYPADLSNVRQLLGDLEFARRRDTLKRRDFQDYDKALETMGLKKPKVRVELRQGREKTTLAIGNETARAGQFYALVSDGSKEEIVIVERSLEESALRELSWFRKREIFEFQTPLVTGVVLHKGEQDVELVRQGDQWTITKPQAGPADETQVISYLADLLAGKVDAFVADGPGDIVGYGLSTPSMVIEIKSGEKTQQLRIGQPVPDKPQVYAQVDGRPHVLALPKIYADKIADLLARTQDRRLLVFQDAFELQSFKVSGKAVASPLALRQSDGRKWNLDSESGRKAENQLVINFLNSLRDARASQLLPKSDAELAKYGLSPAATVFSCTRKSDSGKKDVPAEEYFFSAPRKGKVYAHSSRMPFILELPENIFTLLPVVLSDWFEKRASFVSAPEQLRSVTWQRPAGQVMLERAGEDWPETLGGRPLDKSLWYQMQTLLSGLRVDAWVPVKEADFTRPRFSLVVQPKEGPAQTVDFILMGGDSQEYRGRIRGTREMFVVRGAEPQVLENPPYAAETPAAKGTPAPSPAPPPARP is encoded by the coding sequence ATGAAAAGCTGGTCCACATTCATCCTCGCCCTGGTCTCGCTTGTCCTGCTGGCCTATCTCTACTGGGGAGGGCTGGAGTCGCCCGGCACCAAGGAAATCCAATCCCGACAATCCCTCGTTTTCCAGATTAAGGCGGACGAGGTCGATCGCTTGGAGCTGGCCGCCGGGGAGTCCACCGTCGTGGTCAAGCGCCTGGCCTCCGGCATGTGGGAAATCGAAAAACCGATCTCCTATCCGGCCGATCTCTCCAATGTGCGGCAGTTGCTCGGGGACCTCGAATTCGCCAGACGCCGCGACACCCTGAAACGGCGTGATTTCCAGGATTACGACAAAGCACTGGAGACCATGGGCCTGAAAAAGCCCAAGGTGCGGGTGGAGCTTCGCCAGGGCCGTGAAAAAACCACTCTGGCCATCGGCAACGAGACGGCCCGGGCGGGACAGTTCTACGCTTTGGTCAGTGATGGCAGCAAGGAAGAGATCGTCATCGTGGAGCGCTCCCTTGAGGAGTCCGCCCTGCGCGAATTGTCCTGGTTCCGCAAGCGTGAGATCTTTGAATTCCAGACGCCGCTCGTCACGGGGGTGGTTCTGCACAAAGGGGAGCAGGATGTCGAGTTGGTGCGCCAGGGCGACCAGTGGACGATCACCAAACCGCAGGCCGGACCGGCCGACGAAACCCAGGTGATTTCCTATCTGGCCGATCTGCTGGCGGGCAAGGTGGATGCCTTCGTGGCCGACGGGCCGGGGGACATCGTCGGTTACGGGCTTTCGACGCCATCCATGGTTATCGAGATCAAATCCGGGGAGAAAACACAACAACTGCGCATCGGCCAACCGGTGCCCGACAAACCTCAAGTTTATGCCCAGGTCGATGGACGCCCGCATGTTCTTGCTTTGCCCAAAATTTACGCCGACAAAATCGCTGACCTGCTGGCCCGGACCCAGGACCGGCGTCTGCTCGTTTTCCAGGATGCCTTCGAATTGCAGTCCTTCAAAGTTTCAGGCAAGGCCGTGGCCTCCCCATTGGCGCTGCGCCAGAGCGACGGACGCAAATGGAATCTGGATTCCGAATCCGGTCGCAAAGCGGAAAACCAGCTGGTGATCAACTTCCTCAACTCGCTCCGCGACGCCCGCGCGTCCCAGTTGCTGCCCAAATCGGACGCCGAATTGGCCAAATACGGGTTGTCTCCAGCGGCCACGGTTTTCAGCTGTACCCGCAAGTCCGATTCCGGAAAGAAGGATGTTCCGGCCGAGGAATACTTCTTCAGCGCCCCGCGCAAAGGCAAGGTTTACGCGCACAGTTCGCGCATGCCCTTCATCCTCGAATTGCCGGAAAACATCTTCACGTTGCTGCCGGTGGTTTTAAGCGATTGGTTTGAAAAGCGGGCCTCCTTTGTCTCCGCGCCCGAGCAACTGCGCAGCGTCACCTGGCAGCGCCCCGCTGGTCAGGTCATGTTGGAGCGCGCCGGGGAAGACTGGCCGGAAACACTCGGGGGTCGTCCCTTGGACAAGTCCCTCTGGTATCAGATGCAAACACTCCTTTCCGGCCTGCGGGTCGACGCATGGGTGCCGGTCAAGGAAGCGGACTTCACCCGTCCCCGCTTCAGCCTGGTCGTGCAACCCAAGGAGGGACCGGCCCAGACGGTGGATTTCATTCTCATGGGCGGTGACTCCCAGGAATACCGGGGCCGTATCCGTGGCACCCGCGAGATGTTCGTCGTGCGCGGTGCCGAGCCACAGGTGCTGGAAAATCCCCCCTATGCGGCGGAAACCCCGGCGGCCAAGGGGACACCCGCCCCGTCCCCCGCCCCGCCTCCGGCCCGACCGTAG
- a CDS encoding L-rhamnose isomerase produces MTAFDLARETYAAQGVDVEKALQILPTVPISLHCWQGDDVGGFEKETTSKAGGGTLVTGNYLGRARTLEELQQDLDFTFTLIPGSHRLNLHACYGDFRGRKADRNTIDIGHFQGWVDWCKSRGLGVDFNPTFFAHPKADEGFTLSHADAGIRQFWIDHGIACRKVAEQIGRELGKTVITNFWIPDGYKDTPYDRKGPRDRLEASLDAVFKPAIDPAFNRDAIECKLFGIGSESYVVGSHEFYLGYAVKNQKIVCLDAGHFHPTESLADKISSVLQFVPELLLHVSRGVRWDSDHVVLMDDPTKAIAEEIVRGGFLARTHIGLDFFDASINRTAAWAIGTRNAMKCLLLALLEPSAELRRIEAEGDWTSRLALLEEIKTLPFGEVWDEYCRRQNAPVGRQWLKEVKAYEDNVLSRRN; encoded by the coding sequence ATGACCGCATTTGACTTGGCCCGGGAAACCTACGCAGCCCAAGGCGTGGATGTGGAAAAAGCGCTCCAGATCCTTCCGACGGTTCCGATTTCTCTTCACTGCTGGCAGGGTGATGATGTGGGTGGATTTGAAAAAGAAACCACTAGCAAGGCCGGTGGGGGCACCCTGGTCACAGGTAATTACCTTGGCCGCGCCCGCACTCTTGAGGAACTCCAGCAGGATCTGGATTTCACCTTCACTCTGATCCCCGGCAGTCACCGGCTCAACCTCCATGCCTGTTATGGGGATTTCCGTGGGCGGAAAGCCGACCGCAACACCATCGACATCGGGCATTTCCAAGGTTGGGTGGATTGGTGCAAGTCGCGAGGACTAGGCGTCGATTTCAATCCAACCTTCTTTGCCCACCCCAAGGCCGACGAGGGCTTCACCCTATCGCATGCCGATGCGGGCATTCGGCAGTTTTGGATCGATCACGGCATCGCCTGCCGTAAAGTGGCGGAGCAGATTGGACGGGAACTTGGCAAGACGGTCATCACCAACTTTTGGATTCCCGACGGTTACAAGGACACTCCCTACGACCGCAAAGGACCGCGTGATCGCCTGGAAGCGAGCTTGGATGCGGTTTTCAAACCTGCCATCGACCCTGCCTTCAACCGCGACGCCATTGAATGCAAACTTTTCGGCATCGGGTCTGAGTCCTATGTGGTGGGTTCCCATGAGTTCTACCTGGGTTATGCGGTCAAGAACCAGAAGATCGTCTGCTTGGACGCGGGACATTTCCATCCCACGGAATCCCTGGCCGACAAGATATCGTCGGTGCTTCAGTTTGTTCCGGAGTTGCTCCTGCATGTTAGTCGCGGGGTGCGCTGGGACAGCGACCATGTCGTACTGATGGATGATCCCACCAAGGCCATTGCCGAGGAAATCGTGCGCGGAGGCTTTCTCGCCCGTACCCATATCGGATTGGATTTTTTCGACGCCAGCATCAACCGCACCGCCGCATGGGCCATTGGCACTCGCAACGCGATGAAATGCCTCCTCTTGGCCTTATTGGAACCCTCGGCCGAGCTCCGCCGGATTGAGGCCGAAGGAGATTGGACCTCAAGATTGGCCCTCCTCGAAGAAATTAAAACGCTGCCTTTCGGGGAAGTATGGGATGAATATTGCCGACGTCAGAACGCACCAGTCGGTCGGCAATGGCTCAAGGAAGTCAAGGCCTACGAAGATAACGTGTTGTCGCGGAGGAACTAG
- a CDS encoding YkgJ family cysteine cluster protein: MEPQVFYQCQRCGNCCRWPGFVRLTGEDTIRLAGRLGLDPGVFTAEYTELHPNRQGLVLKNQPDGACIFLDGRNVCRVQDVKPWQCRGFPNDWNFPGWQKVCEAVPVAHSGLPS; encoded by the coding sequence ATGGAGCCGCAAGTCTTTTATCAATGCCAACGTTGTGGCAATTGCTGTCGTTGGCCGGGCTTTGTCCGCCTCACCGGGGAGGACACCATCCGTTTGGCCGGGCGGCTTGGGCTGGATCCCGGGGTATTCACGGCCGAATACACCGAATTGCACCCCAACCGACAGGGTCTGGTCTTGAAAAACCAACCCGACGGCGCCTGCATCTTCCTGGACGGACGCAACGTCTGCCGCGTGCAGGACGTCAAGCCCTGGCAGTGCCGGGGCTTCCCCAATGATTGGAACTTTCCCGGTTGGCAAAAAGTGTGCGAGGCCGTCCCGGTGGCCCACTCCGGACTCCCATCATGA
- the nadB gene encoding L-aspartate oxidase, which yields MNARSFETIVLGSGIAGLTFALKAARRGPVAIITKKSRAESNTNYAQGGIACVTSQEDTFEMHVRDTLEAGAGLCHEEVVRRIVSEGPERIQELIGYGVRFSERENARSGELDLGKEGGHSKRRVLHAADMTGREIERALLQAIDLDPNIQIFENLVAVDLVTSGKAGLPGPQRCLGVYALDRAAQQVVVLSARVVVLATGGCGKSYLYTTNPDIATGDGVAMAFRAGVPVANMEMIQFHPTCLYHPFAKSFLISEALRGEGAVLVDAEGRGFMQHYDNRGSLAPRDIVARAIDAEMKKTGAACMYLDITGKPASFIRQRFPNIHEFCLKLGIDMTTQPVPVVPAAHYQCGGVMTDVDGATALPGLFAVGEVACTGLHGANRLASNSLLEAVVVSHRASVRADREAGAMPPPGDLPAWSEGEAGHPDELVVVTHNWKEIRQLMWDYVGIVRTDKRLRRAEARLAFLQREITDYYWDFRLTPDLIELRNLALVASIIVASALRRRESRGLHYTLDYPQLLPEARDTVLSRQGDLPS from the coding sequence ATGAATGCACGGTCCTTTGAAACCATTGTCCTCGGAAGCGGCATCGCCGGGCTGACTTTCGCCCTGAAGGCCGCGCGGCGGGGGCCGGTGGCCATCATCACCAAGAAAAGCCGCGCCGAATCCAACACCAATTACGCCCAGGGCGGCATCGCCTGCGTGACTTCGCAGGAGGACACCTTTGAGATGCATGTCCGCGATACCCTCGAAGCGGGGGCCGGGCTGTGCCACGAGGAGGTGGTCCGGCGTATTGTTTCCGAGGGGCCGGAACGCATCCAGGAGTTGATCGGTTACGGCGTCCGTTTCTCCGAACGTGAAAACGCCCGCAGCGGGGAACTCGATCTGGGCAAGGAGGGCGGACACAGCAAGCGTCGAGTTCTCCATGCCGCCGACATGACCGGGCGCGAGATCGAACGCGCCCTGCTCCAAGCCATCGACCTCGACCCCAACATCCAGATTTTTGAAAACCTGGTTGCGGTCGACCTTGTCACTTCGGGTAAAGCCGGGCTCCCGGGGCCGCAGCGCTGCCTCGGGGTCTACGCCCTCGACCGTGCCGCGCAACAGGTGGTGGTGCTCTCGGCGCGGGTGGTGGTACTGGCCACCGGAGGATGCGGGAAATCCTACCTCTACACCACCAACCCCGACATCGCCACCGGTGACGGGGTGGCGATGGCTTTCCGGGCCGGGGTGCCGGTGGCCAACATGGAGATGATCCAGTTCCACCCGACCTGTCTCTACCACCCCTTTGCCAAGTCCTTCCTGATCTCCGAGGCCCTGCGCGGGGAGGGGGCGGTGCTGGTCGATGCCGAGGGCCGTGGATTCATGCAGCACTACGACAACCGGGGTTCCCTGGCCCCGCGCGACATTGTCGCCCGTGCCATCGACGCCGAGATGAAAAAAACCGGGGCCGCCTGCATGTATTTGGATATCACCGGAAAACCCGCTTCCTTCATCCGCCAGCGTTTCCCCAACATCCATGAGTTCTGCCTCAAGCTGGGCATTGATATGACCACCCAGCCGGTGCCGGTCGTGCCGGCGGCACACTATCAATGCGGTGGCGTAATGACCGACGTCGACGGGGCCACCGCCCTGCCCGGCTTGTTCGCGGTGGGGGAAGTGGCCTGCACCGGGCTGCACGGGGCCAACCGGCTGGCCAGCAATTCCCTGCTCGAAGCGGTGGTGGTCTCGCACCGCGCCTCGGTCCGGGCCGATCGGGAAGCCGGGGCCATGCCACCACCCGGGGATTTGCCGGCCTGGAGCGAGGGGGAGGCGGGGCATCCCGATGAGTTGGTGGTGGTGACGCACAACTGGAAGGAGATCCGGCAGTTGATGTGGGATTACGTCGGCATTGTCCGCACCGACAAGCGCCTGCGCCGGGCGGAAGCACGTCTGGCCTTCCTCCAACGCGAAATCACCGACTATTACTGGGATTTCCGGCTCACGCCGGATTTGATCGAACTGCGCAACCTGGCCCTGGTGGCCTCGATCATTGTCGCTTCGGCCCTGCGTCGCCGTGAAAGCCGCGGTCTGCACTACACCCTGGATTACCCACAGCTTCTGCCGGAAGCCCGCGACACCGTGCTCAGCCGCCAGGGCGATCTGCCATCCTGA